GCCCGCCGCCCCGGCTCATGTGTTCGAGCATCCAGTTTTCAGCGCGGCGTAACGCCTCACGCCGGGTGAATGGCGCGATGAAGCGCTCTGAACGCTTATAGATTGCGTCAATGGTGAAGAAAAACGTGCGCCATGAAAAGGTGTCGCGCAATGACTTGCTGGTAATGCGCTTGCCCCACCAGTTGCTGACATCCACGGTTGCGGGCGGCTGCTTAATTGGTTGACGCGCCCAGATGATGCTAAGCGGCACCACAATGGCGCGTGACCAGGAAGAAATTTCGTAAATATTAAAATAAAACGACGTGGGCAAGAACATCAGTTCGGGCGGCATGGAGACCAGTTGGTTCCAGGGGTATTCTCCAAACAAGCCCAGATAGAAACGCGTATAGCTATTGACTTCATGCAGCCCGCCGAGGCGTAGGATGCACTCTTCGGCTTTGATATAGGCTTCGCTGGTTTTATCAACGCCCGCCAGTTGCATGGCGAAGGCGCATTTTACGGTAATGTTAAGTTCGCTGGGGCCGCCGTGATAGATGTTCCAGCCGCCGTCTTCGAGCTGGGTGTCGAGAATCCAGCGGATGGATTTCTCTTGCAAATCAAGGTCAACTTTATCAATGTAATGAGCGAGGAAGAGATAATCAGCCACTAACGAAGAGTCAGCTTCGAGATCAAAGCACCAATACCCGGCGCTTTTTTGGACCGAAAGTAAGTAGTCTTGAGCGGAATTGATGGATTGTGTTATCCATTGCGCCCGATTCCCAGGTGTCGTAGGGCCTGATGAGGAAGAGGCGTATGTGACCATTCGCGAGAGAACTCCTTATCTCTACATAATTCAGCATCATAAAGGAAAGCAATAAAGCAATTTACTCAAATTTATCATAATTGACAAGCCAAAGATGAAAGAAAAACGAGGCATTTTGATGGTTTAAAATCTTTTCGGATTGCTGAAAACTCAATTTTTATTAGAAAATGTGACCTTTTTCTTCTCTAACATTGATTTCTGGATTGTTTTTATGAAAGAATCCCTGAATAGATTCTACAAATATTACGGCCCATACGCTATTGGAGATAAAACATGCGGCGCATAATTTTTAGCTTATTTGTAATCATTCTGCCTCTATTTACTGCTACAGCGTTAGAACCTGAGGTTGAATCGAGAAACAAAGCGGAACGCGAAGAATGGTTTATGGACGCGGGGCTTGGCCTATTCATCCATTGGAGTCTGGACAGCCAGATTGGCTCCGTCATCAGTCATTCGATGGTTGGCGCGTCTGAAGAATACCTGAACCGCTACATCAACGAATTGCCTCAATCGTTTAATCCCACAAAATTCGATGCCGAAGAATGGGCGATTCTCGCCAAACTGGCGGGATTTCAATATGTCATGTTCACAACCAAGCATCACTCAGGGTTTTGTATGTTTGACACCAAAACAACGCCATTCAATATTATGAACACGCCCTACGGAGACGATGTCACCGCCGATATCGTCAAAGCGTTTCGCAAACACGGCATCGCTGTCGGTTTTTATTATTCGCCGGATGATTTCTACTTCCTGCATCAACAGGGGACGCCGATTTCACGGCGCCGCCCAGGCGTTGCCCCGCACGAAAACCCTGATTTGTTGAAGTATGACCAGGCGCAGCTGCGTGAACTACTCACGAATTACGGCCCGATTGATCTGCTGTTTCTTGACGGCCCCGTTTTAGGCCTAACCGACCTGTGTTGGGACCTGCAGCCCGATACGATTATCACACGCGGCGCGATGCAAACGCCGGAACAACACATCCCAAAGCAACCCATCCCCGGCCCGTGGGAAGCCTGTCTGACCATGGGCACGCAATGGCAATATAAACCCACCAATGAGGAGTATAAATCCGGGACGCTTTCGATTGAAATTCTGATCGAAACCCGCGCCAAAGGCGGCAACCTGCTCTATAACATCGGCCCCAAACCCAATGGGGAGATTCCAGAAGAACAAGAAGCGCTCATGCGTGAATTGGCTTTATGGAATTTTGTGAATGAAGAAGCGGTGTTTAACATACGCCCCTGGGTGGTCACCAACGAAGGCGATATCTGGTTTACGAAAAAGAAAGATGAAGACACCGTCTACGCCATCGTCACCAAGACGCCCTGGAAATATGGAGAGAAGAAAACATTTTCGCTGAAGTCGGTCAAAGCGACGGACGAGACCGTGGTCAGCGTATTAGGGCAGAATAGCGAAGTGTTAGAATATCAGCCAGACGTGATTCCGAAAACAGAATGGAGCCAGGACGAAGACGGCCTCCACATCAGCGCCTATCGCGCGCAACGCTTATACAACGATAAAAAATGGCCGAACCCGGTTGTGCTTAAAATCACCAATGCTGAAGCGGTGGAGTAGAAATTTGACTTGAGGGATAGCGCGGGTATATCTCTGTTCGCTTCGGTGCGGGCTTTCAAGCTCTTTGCACAGGCGCTCCCAGAGATACGCATGCGCCATCAGTAGAAATTCTTTAGTCTGTTGAATTGCTGTATTGCGAACTTGGGGTTAATTTTTTCTTGCGATGATTTCGATTTCGTCGAGGATCATTTTGATGAATTAAACTCAACTAATTTGCCCCAATCAATCACTCCATCAGTGCAAAACTCTTGTGAGAACTCTAAGGTAAACTGGTTTATAACTTTTGCATAAGCTTTTGCAAATTGATCGTTGCGGCGCTTCGCTTTATCGCCCAAGGGCTCGATGATTTTCGTGTAGAGATTTTCGTCGCCGGAGATGAATTCCCAGAAGGCTTGCCCGCAGAACTTGAAGTAACCGCCTTTTCTATATCCAGGATGAGAACGGCCATAACAACAGCCATTGATGGCAACAATTTCTTGCTGGGGATTATTGGTATGATATATTTTTTTGGCGTGTTCAAAATCATCAATCATATTTCGAATTTGCCCGCTGTTCCCCCAATTTGGGCCTGACTTGATTGAAACCACATAGCGTTTGCCGTCGCGGTCCATTTCGAGGTCAATTCCCTGACTGCTTGATTTTCGACCACCGCTTGTTTCACTAACGAAAATCGCAAGTTGTTCAAGAAATTCTCCAAAGATGGTTTCTTCTTGCGACGACAACCGCGCATCAAGAATGGTACGGACAAGGTCACTGGCTTGGAGGATGTTTTTTGCTTTAAACAGGTAGGGATTTTTGCGTTTTAATACGTCATTTAATTTTAGTTTTTCTAAACTCAGCAAACGCCGCTGATGAAAATCGCCGATGTTGCCAGATATAAACTCACGTATTTTTTTATGCAAATCATCCATGATTAAATCAGCGTAAGTTGACCGTTGCGTTTGATGGATTTCTTAACCATTGAAAAATAATCATCGCGAATCTCGATGCCAACAGAATTGCGCTGAAGGCGGTTTGCGACTCGTAATGTAGTGCCCGAACCCATAAAAGGGTCTAAAACCCAGTCATCTTCTTGCGTGAATAATTCAACAAAAAATTCAGGCAATGTTTCGGGGAAAGTTGCGCTATGGTTTTTATTAGCGCACTCCGTCGCCAGGTGAAGCACATTGGTGGGGTAAACGCGGTCGCGGTTCACCCAATTGGAGATGTTCTTACCGAACCCGCTTTCGACTTTTGACTCATCGCGGGTTTTGTCTGTTTCGCTCAAATTTTTCAAGCGTGTTTTTGACCAATCTCCAATTGGAACCATTACCTTTTCTTGATACATATTAAATTTCTTTGACTTATTAAACTGAATCAGTCTCTCCCAAGAATCGCGAAAACGGTTCGGCCATTTTCCTGGATAGCAGTTTTTTTTGTGCCAGACAAACTCTTCCGTCCAGAGCCAGCCGCGCTTGCGCATCTCTAAAATTATTTCAATCACATAGGTGTGTCGTTCTCCATTCGAGACCCGCTCTTTGATGTTGAGCACAAAGGTACCGTCGGGTTTCAACACACGGAACAACTCATCCGCAATGGGCATAAACCAGTCTTTGTATTGATTTGGAGGAATACCGCCGTATGTGGCTTTACGCGCATCAGCGTAAGGTGGGGAGGTAAATATCAGATCAATTGATTCATCGTCAAGTTTGTTCAGTTTATCCTTGCAGTCGCCATGATATAACTGAATATCCAAGTCCATGATTGTATATGACTCGCTACTTTTTTATGATGTCTTCAGGATTGATTGAATTATATCAATGGCTAAACAAAAGTACAATAACTATCTAATTTTTTCTTGCGATGATTTCGATTTCGTCGAGGCGGAAGGGCATGACCTTTCCATCTTCAAGTTGGACGTTGATGGTATTGCGGACATAGTTTAAGTGTCCGGTCATGCCTGCGCCGTAGGGAGTCGAAACCTTCACGCCGGGTTTGGGAAACTCGCGGCGGGCGGAAACGTAATCATTGGTCTCATACGAAAGGCAACACATCAGGCGGCCGCATAAGCCGGAAATTTTGCTGGGGTTCAACGCCAGGTTCTGCTCTTTGGCCATGCGGATGGTAATTGGTTCAAATTTGCGCAAGAACCGTGAACAGCAGAGTTCCTGACCGCAGATGCCGAAGCCGCCGATTTTTTTGGCGCGGTCGCGGACGCCAATCTGGCGCATCTCGATGCGGGTGCGAAACTGGGCGGCCAAATCTTTGACCAGGTCGCGAAAATCAATGCGCTGTTCCGCCGTAAAATAAAAGCGCAGTTTCTTACAATCAAAGGTGCGTTCGACCGCCGCCAGCGCCATGTCCATATCGCGTTCGCGAACGCGGTCTAAGCCAAATTGATAGGCTTCGCGTTCGAGTTCGCGGTTATGTTTCACCACGTCAAAATCGTCGGCGGCTGCGGGCGAGACATAAAAAACCTCTTCTTCGGGCGGCAGTTCTTCTTCCCAAAGATAGGGGGCGGTTTTGATTTTTGCGAGTTCTTTGTCGCCTTCACACTCGACCAAACAAAATGTGCGCGGCTTTAACTCAGGAATATTATTGTCATCGCGAAAACGCGCTATCACGCGCTGGTCGCGTATTTTGACGTCAACTACATGCATGGCGTTCAGTTCGTTTCAAATTACAGAATTCGCTGTATCCTATTATGATTCAGGTATAAAATACTGACAATCATAAGATTTGCAACGGCGACGCCGCAAATAGACTCTCTGGAATGCCCCGGCGCCGCTGCTATAATTCTCCTTCTTCTTTGCATCGCGCAGAAATCCGTCGAATGAAAGTTGTGCGTTTTTTATGGTTTCGTATCAATCGAACCAATCGGCGTCCCCCTCAGCCGCTCCCGAAGGGCGCGTGTTGAAATATCATCTCACTTCGCTGGGATGCCCCAAAAATCTGGTCGAAAGCGAACAGATGATGGCTGAACTGGCCATCTCCGGCATGGTGTTGGTGCATGATCCCGAAGACGCCGATCTGCTGATCGTCAACACCTGCGGGTTTATCAACCCCGCCAAAGAAGAAAGCATCGAGGTCATTTTAGACTTAGCGGAAAGCAAACAGCGCAACCCCGGCCAGCGCCTGATGGTGGTGGGCTGTATGGTGCAGCGCTACCGCGAAGATATGCAGAAGGACATTCCCGAAGTCGATGCTTTTGTCGGCGTCGAAGACCGCGAGGCGTTTCTCACCCAAGCGTGGCAAGCGCTGGGCAGCAAGCCCATCAACGATCTACCGCCGCATTTGCCCTACCAGCCGCGTTTGTTGACCACCCCGCCCCACATGGCGTATCTGCGCATCTCGGACGGGTGTTTTCATACATGCAGTTTTTGCGCGATCCCCAAAATGCGGGGAACGCTGGTTTCGCGTTCGATTGAAGAGAACGTCGCCGAAGCCAAAGCGCTGGCGGCGGGCGGCGCCAAAGAGTTGGTGTTGATTTCACAAGACACCACCTCCTACGGCATCGACTTATACAAACGCCCCGCCATCACCGAACTGCTGGCTGAACTCGAAAAAATCGAAGGCGTCGAGTGGATCCGGCTGATGTATTTGTATCCACACCTGGTTGACCGCCGACTGGTCAGTTATTTCGCCCAAAGCGAGAAACTGGTTTCCTATATCGATATGCCGATTCAACACGCCCACCCGGACATGCTCGACGCAATGAAGCGCGGCTCGACCGACGTGCATATTCGCAAGGCCGTCGAAAATTTGCGCAACGTGCGTCCTGATTTGACCGCCCGCACCACGGCGATTGTCGGCTTCCCGGGAGAAAAAGCCCATCATTTTGACTATTTAATGCAAATGCTGGACGAATGCGACTTTGACCGCATCGGGGTCTTCCCTTACTCAGATGAAGACGGCACCCCGGCGGCGGATATGACCGAGAAAGTCTCGCAGCGCATCATCGACAAGCGCTGTCAAAAAGTGATCGACTGGGCCAGCGAGCGCCAGCGCAAGAAGAACGAACGCTTTCTGGGCGAATCGCTCAAGGTGTTGATCGACTCGAAAGACGTTGAGGGCGAAGGCTACTGGGGGCGCTATTACGGCCAGGCGCCGGACGTAGACGGACAAGTATTCGTTCGCGCACAAGACCTCACCGTCGGCGAATTTGCTTCAGTACGAATCCATGAGGCGGATGAAGACAATTTGTATGGATGCCTCAGCACGGAAGTTATACCCAATCAACCATGAAATCAGCCCGAATTAAACGACCGCCTGACTTATCGAACGCGACCTTCACGCAACGGTTCGCGTATTTTTTCGCATCGACCTTCTACACCGGCAGCCTGCCCGCGTCTGGAACCTGGGGCGCATTGGTGGCTTGGGCGCTGCATGTGTTTTTGTTCCCCGATGCGTTTACGCTCGAGAACGCCTGGCTGGGCGCGACCATTTTTCTCGTCGTGACTGCGTTTGGCTTCTGGTGTTCGGACGTCGTCGAAAAAATGACCGGCGACAAAGATGACTCGCGGGTGACCATCGACGAAGTCGCGGGCTATTACATGGCGGTGCTGTTCGTCCCGGCGGGGTTGGAATACACCATCCCGGCGTTTTGTCTGGCGCGGTTTTTTGACATCATCAAACCGCCGCCCGCCAACCAGTTACAGAACCTGCGCGGCGGCGCCGGGATCATGGTCGACGACCTCATCGCCAGCGTGTACGCCTTGATCTGCATCCATATCTATGTCGCAATGGGCTGGGGAGAGGCGGTCAGGAGCATCTTGACGCCTGTTTCGTACTAGAAGCCTCTTCGATAAAATTCGACCGCGACCATGAACGAAGACGCAACAAAACGTAAATACGAATTCCCGCCCTGGCGCGTTTCCCATTGCGTCTGGCTAATGGTTTGCTTGTTGGCGGCGGCAGTCTTTTTAGGGCGCACGCTGCATTTTGAAATTCAAGACTCCGAATGGTTGTTGTTTGAAATCGCTACCGATAATTTTTCTTTCCCCTGGAAGTTATTAATGAAATACCCGCTAATTTGCGGGCCAATGTTTGGCGACAGAGAGCCGATGACCGTGTATTACCTGGTCTATTGGCTGCACACGCGCCTGTTTGCGGTCAATCCGTTCTTTCATCAATTGGCGTTGGGCGCCTGGTGGGCGGCGGTATTCTGTTTTTTATTCATTTGGAACCGACGCGACGGACGAACTCTCGCGGGCGTAATCGCTGTGTTGTTGTTACTCAGCATGAACGCAGCGTGGAGCGTATTGCTCACAAAAAACACGTTAATACTTCTATGCCCATTGGTGTTTCAACTCCTTGCGCTGTATTCGTTGCGAAAGTCGGTTGAGAATTCTTCGGTATTTTCAGGGCTCCTCTTTTTGCTATCGCTGACCGCGGCGGCGTATGCTAATTGGCAAGTGCTGTTTACGTTCCCGTTCGTCGCGCTGGCATATGTTCTGTTTACCCAACACGGCAGCCGGATATCCAAAACGTCGTTAATGGTCTTCATGCTGATCGTCACCGCGGCGTTGTTTGCAACCAGTTCGGTATTCGCCCATCTCCCATCCTATTTTGATAAACTTCCCAGCCAGGGCGAATTGTTAAATAGTTTGGCTTATCCCGCCCAAGCGTTGTTTAGCCAGCGAGTCATCGTCGGCTTGACGTTGCTCGCAGTGACCATTGCGTTAGCGCGTTCCGGCGTCACGGGGTACATCGCCCTAGTGTTGAGCGCGCCCGCGATTGCGGCGATTTATTTCGCTTGTCGCTATTACAATATCCCGGTGTGGGCGGCGTATGCGCTGGGCATGGCGTTTTACGTCAACCTGCTATGGCTGACTCCCTGGCGACGCAGCCTTGCCGTTCCGCTAGCGTGGTTTTTGTTGTCGTTCATTCGCTGGTATCTATTTGTCGGCAGTGAATTTTTGCACCACGATATGGATGAACGTCTTTTGCTCAGCACCTGTTATCTGGAATCAGGCGTCGCGCTAGCGTGGTTGCTTGGCGTCACCTTATCGAATATCACTGCGCCTGGGTTTGCGTGCCTACTCAACATTCGCCTGCGTTTTCGTTACGCATGTCGCATGCTGGCAGCATTGCTGGTTGTCATTGCCTTGCCGATTGCGGTTATGAAAGCATTCGGCGACTTTGATCAAACCGTCGCCAAGTCCGAAGCCGCATACCACACGCCCTACAAATTGGCAATGCAAAAAATGGCGGCGGACATCCGGGCGACTAAAGGGATAGACCTGACCTCTTACCACGGAAAAGCAGGACGCTTGTTCCCGAAACAAGTCCAGCAAGAACTTTACTCTGATGCGATGAAAGACCTCGGCAATAAAATTACCCTCGAAGCGTATACGGGTCATACATACTTCCATGGACCGCGAGAAACCTATAGTGGAATTAACGTCGAAAATGCGACCCCGGCAGCGGGAACGGAACGCGACCCGTTCTTCATGCCGCAACAATGGCGTGGGGTGGAACTGAGTACCAAGGATGGCTACAACCCCGAGCCGCTGGCGGTAGTAACAAAACAGAACGAACCATTAACAACCTTGACGCCGTCAGCAACGGTGGTCGGACATGACAACTTCGTCATCACCGGGTGGGCGACAAGCGACGCATGGCAAAATGTCGGCGTCCTTACGCTGACCATGCATCAACATGACCGTGAGTTCTTATGGGACAAAATCGAATGGCAGGACAGCCACCCTGGCTCGAACACAAAGCGCTTCGTGATTGACGCGTATGACGCGACGATATTGCGTACGCCGGAGCATCTTTCGCAAACGATTGAGTTGAATTGGGGGTTGAATCCGATCGCCGGTTTTGAGGGGCCGGTCGAGGTAACGATTGACCACGCAACTCTTTATATTCCAAAACCCTAAATCTGTGTTATTGCACTTGGTCGGCAAGCGCCAGCGGGATATAATCCTCACTTGCTTATAGACGAAAAGATCTACGCGCCGATGGCTCAATTGGATAGAGCACCTGACTACGGATCAGGAGGTTGCAGGTTCGAATCCTGCTCGGCGCATTTTATTTTACTAGAGTTACGGTTTCCCTCCAAAACATGGTGTCATCACATAGTCATCAAATGGACGAAAAGTTGGATTTTGGCGACTTAGTTTTGATTTAAGTCGAATAACAGCAATTCACTGGTTTAGCAAATTACGAAGCCTTTTTTTATATACAACTAATATCTCGAATACGTCTATTCACCATTAAGATTATTAATATCCTCTTCCAACCGCTGTATTTCTTCCATTATTTCTTCCCACGATGGCGAATCTCCAAAAAACATAGGCATCATTTTTTTGTAGTCGCTACGGAGTTCAATTTTACCCTGATTGGTTGGCGTCAATTTGAAAGTTCCTACTTTAGCATCTTCATATTTCGCCCAAGCAACGTAGTAGAATTTACTCTTGAACCTAACTACATCCGATAATAATTTCAGGTCGTTTAGAGCATCTTTTTTTACGGGGCTCTTAGCCAAGCAGTACATATCATAGTAATGTCGTGAAAAATGTTGCGGCATAATGTCGGTACGATGAGCCTGCTGATGTAGGATTGTCGCCTTTTCCCAAAATGAGCGTTCGGCCTTTATCACTTTTACTGAGCATTGTGGATTTTCAAATACACGAGGGTAGTCTTCTGCTGAATAGGGTTGAATTTTATGATTTTCTGTAGGAACCCATGACGCGAGTGGGCCAATCTCCAATTTTATTTCAGGGCGCAGTGCTTTAAGATCGAAAGCCGCTGGATATTCGACATTGATTACTAATTCATCTTCTGTTGATACAGACGCATTGACGCTTGGAACCGATGCCATTCTTTCCTTCAAGTGTGGTTCAAACGTGCCAATCAGATAATTTTGCGCCTTTTGATTTACTTCTTGATTAAAACGGTTTTGTTGTGTGTTAGAGGGCTGATCGCTCCATGGATCGTTGTTTTCATCGTCATATCCTAATAGTTTCCAGTTCAAGACAAGGTCAATATCTTCAGAAAAACGCTCAATCAAATGATAAACTTTAGAAAGAGATGTTCCGCCTTTAAAAACAATATTATTGCCAAGTAATGACGAAGAAAATAACTTTTGCAATGTCCAGCACACCCAAAAATCCTTTTCAATAATGGCAGGATTCCAACCTCGAATAGATGCCGATGACTCAAAAATTTCCTTTCGTTCATTGTCTTTTAGCATGGCGACCTTATCCATTGATTTCCTCCCGACAGATACGTTTAAGAGCGTCATAGACCCACCCTGTCACCCCTTTTGTATCTTTGAGTATCAATGTTCGTTTATTTTTTGGTAACCAATTTCGCATTTGCTTCAAAACATGTTCATTCACATGGTTCTTTCCTATTTCTTTTAATCCTTGCACAAGGATGGCGCTAATTTCATGATTTAAAGCGGACTCTTTAAGAGATTGGTGTTTAAACAGAAGCGTGGTCTCACCTACCTGATATTTGCGATTGGGTCCATCTGAGAGATAAACAAATTTACTTGGTACTTGGGTTGAAATTCCCATGAGGTTTAAAGATACAGCACCACCGGGTTGAATTCGCCAACCAAACTTACGTTCTAATGCTCGCGCCACTTTGTGGATATCAGGCGGCATAGGTTTTTGAAGCAGATCGCTGTATCTTGGATAGTCGTAAATTCCCCGCAAGACTCTTCGAATCGTTCCTTCCTGGACAAGACGATGCAATACCCAATGGATAGTAGCCGTCTTAGCAATATCCACAAATTCAATCTGGGAAAAAGCCCATCCCCTACCATTACCGTAAACTCTACTAAGTATTATTTTTTCAGTTGTTTGCATGGAATTACCTTCGGATAGTTTCAAAGGAAAATATAGCATTTTTATTTTGAAAACACAATAGATTTTTCCATCATGTCTAGACTTCTCAAACGATGACGATTTACAAACATAAGAGTTATTTGTACCACCAGAAACAATTTCTCAAACTGTGATGAATTACACTCATGTAACCTTGGTTACATGAGTGTTTGTGTTGCGGCGGATTGCTCTCAAACT
The sequence above is a segment of the Candidatus Hinthialibacter antarcticus genome. Coding sequences within it:
- a CDS encoding alpha-L-fucosidase, producing the protein MRRIIFSLFVIILPLFTATALEPEVESRNKAEREEWFMDAGLGLFIHWSLDSQIGSVISHSMVGASEEYLNRYINELPQSFNPTKFDAEEWAILAKLAGFQYVMFTTKHHSGFCMFDTKTTPFNIMNTPYGDDVTADIVKAFRKHGIAVGFYYSPDDFYFLHQQGTPISRRRPGVAPHENPDLLKYDQAQLRELLTNYGPIDLLFLDGPVLGLTDLCWDLQPDTIITRGAMQTPEQHIPKQPIPGPWEACLTMGTQWQYKPTNEEYKSGTLSIEILIETRAKGGNLLYNIGPKPNGEIPEEQEALMRELALWNFVNEEAVFNIRPWVVTNEGDIWFTKKKDEDTVYAIVTKTPWKYGEKKTFSLKSVKATDETVVSVLGQNSEVLEYQPDVIPKTEWSQDEDGLHISAYRAQRLYNDKKWPNPVVLKITNAEAVE
- a CDS encoding PmeII family type II restriction endonuclease → MDDLHKKIREFISGNIGDFHQRRLLSLEKLKLNDVLKRKNPYLFKAKNILQASDLVRTILDARLSSQEETIFGEFLEQLAIFVSETSGGRKSSSQGIDLEMDRDGKRYVVSIKSGPNWGNSGQIRNMIDDFEHAKKIYHTNNPQQEIVAINGCCYGRSHPGYRKGGYFKFCGQAFWEFISGDENLYTKIIEPLGDKAKRRNDQFAKAYAKVINQFTLEFSQEFCTDGVIDWGKLVEFNSSK
- a CDS encoding site-specific DNA-methyltransferase; translation: MDLDIQLYHGDCKDKLNKLDDESIDLIFTSPPYADARKATYGGIPPNQYKDWFMPIADELFRVLKPDGTFVLNIKERVSNGERHTYVIEIILEMRKRGWLWTEEFVWHKKNCYPGKWPNRFRDSWERLIQFNKSKKFNMYQEKVMVPIGDWSKTRLKNLSETDKTRDESKVESGFGKNISNWVNRDRVYPTNVLHLATECANKNHSATFPETLPEFFVELFTQEDDWVLDPFMGSGTTLRVANRLQRNSVGIEIRDDYFSMVKKSIKRNGQLTLI
- the ricT gene encoding regulatory iron-sulfur-containing complex subunit RicT, producing the protein MHVVDVKIRDQRVIARFRDDNNIPELKPRTFCLVECEGDKELAKIKTAPYLWEEELPPEEEVFYVSPAAADDFDVVKHNRELEREAYQFGLDRVRERDMDMALAAVERTFDCKKLRFYFTAEQRIDFRDLVKDLAAQFRTRIEMRQIGVRDRAKKIGGFGICGQELCCSRFLRKFEPITIRMAKEQNLALNPSKISGLCGRLMCCLSYETNDYVSARREFPKPGVKVSTPYGAGMTGHLNYVRNTINVQLEDGKVMPFRLDEIEIIARKN
- the rimO gene encoding 30S ribosomal protein S12 methylthiotransferase RimO, with product MVSYQSNQSASPSAAPEGRVLKYHLTSLGCPKNLVESEQMMAELAISGMVLVHDPEDADLLIVNTCGFINPAKEESIEVILDLAESKQRNPGQRLMVVGCMVQRYREDMQKDIPEVDAFVGVEDREAFLTQAWQALGSKPINDLPPHLPYQPRLLTTPPHMAYLRISDGCFHTCSFCAIPKMRGTLVSRSIEENVAEAKALAAGGAKELVLISQDTTSYGIDLYKRPAITELLAELEKIEGVEWIRLMYLYPHLVDRRLVSYFAQSEKLVSYIDMPIQHAHPDMLDAMKRGSTDVHIRKAVENLRNVRPDLTARTTAIVGFPGEKAHHFDYLMQMLDECDFDRIGVFPYSDEDGTPAADMTEKVSQRIIDKRCQKVIDWASERQRKKNERFLGESLKVLIDSKDVEGEGYWGRYYGQAPDVDGQVFVRAQDLTVGEFASVRIHEADEDNLYGCLSTEVIPNQP
- a CDS encoding phosphatidylglycerophosphatase A, producing the protein MPQHGSYTQSTMKSARIKRPPDLSNATFTQRFAYFFASTFYTGSLPASGTWGALVAWALHVFLFPDAFTLENAWLGATIFLVVTAFGFWCSDVVEKMTGDKDDSRVTIDEVAGYYMAVLFVPAGLEYTIPAFCLARFFDIIKPPPANQLQNLRGGAGIMVDDLIASVYALICIHIYVAMGWGEAVRSILTPVSY
- a CDS encoding nucleotidyl transferase AbiEii/AbiGii toxin family protein; translation: MDKVAMLKDNERKEIFESSASIRGWNPAIIEKDFWVCWTLQKLFSSSLLGNNIVFKGGTSLSKVYHLIERFSEDIDLVLNWKLLGYDDENNDPWSDQPSNTQQNRFNQEVNQKAQNYLIGTFEPHLKERMASVPSVNASVSTEDELVINVEYPAAFDLKALRPEIKLEIGPLASWVPTENHKIQPYSAEDYPRVFENPQCSVKVIKAERSFWEKATILHQQAHRTDIMPQHFSRHYYDMYCLAKSPVKKDALNDLKLLSDVVRFKSKFYYVAWAKYEDAKVGTFKLTPTNQGKIELRSDYKKMMPMFFGDSPSWEEIMEEIQRLEEDINNLNGE
- a CDS encoding DUF6088 family protein, yielding MQTTEKIILSRVYGNGRGWAFSQIEFVDIAKTATIHWVLHRLVQEGTIRRVLRGIYDYPRYSDLLQKPMPPDIHKVARALERKFGWRIQPGGAVSLNLMGISTQVPSKFVYLSDGPNRKYQVGETTLLFKHQSLKESALNHEISAILVQGLKEIGKNHVNEHVLKQMRNWLPKNKRTLILKDTKGVTGWVYDALKRICREEING